Proteins from a genomic interval of Mycolicibacterium grossiae:
- a CDS encoding phosphotriesterase family protein has protein sequence MTGAVSTVRGQRSTADLGRTLMHEHVIAVSAALANDRPEIAFPHGKQAAIDDAVARLQRVKDAGIDTIVEVTVFGHDRDVPTLMEINARVDLNIVVATGFYTEDLPSKTFEIRQALARQRGGNFFVDVFTADIVDGIGDTGVHAGIIKCVTGSDGLTRGSKGLLRAAAITARDTGVPITTHSDPHTRGGLEQLDLFAAEGVDLTRVIIGHSGDTTDTDYLKALMDTGATMASDRFGYDLPGAATTQQRVDVIADLCRQGYGDRIVVSHDAMLHTDWLDDGYTADFPDWDPTFVPTRVVPMLRDAGVSDTDLRRILVDNPARLLARLYSGDRPSPIPNSRSRSHPFGGR, from the coding sequence GTGACGGGAGCGGTTAGCACCGTCCGGGGCCAGCGGTCCACCGCCGACCTCGGCCGCACGCTGATGCACGAACACGTGATCGCGGTGTCCGCGGCGCTCGCCAACGACCGGCCCGAGATCGCGTTCCCCCACGGCAAGCAAGCGGCGATCGACGATGCCGTCGCCCGGTTGCAGCGCGTCAAGGACGCCGGCATCGACACGATCGTCGAAGTCACCGTCTTCGGCCACGACCGCGACGTCCCCACCCTCATGGAGATCAACGCGCGCGTCGACCTCAACATCGTCGTCGCCACCGGCTTCTACACCGAAGACTTGCCGTCGAAGACCTTCGAGATCCGCCAGGCGCTCGCCCGGCAGCGCGGCGGCAACTTCTTCGTCGACGTCTTCACCGCCGACATCGTCGACGGCATCGGCGACACCGGCGTCCACGCCGGAATCATCAAGTGCGTGACGGGTTCCGACGGTCTGACGCGCGGCTCAAAGGGACTGCTGCGCGCCGCGGCGATCACCGCCCGCGACACCGGCGTCCCGATCACCACCCACTCCGACCCACACACCCGCGGTGGGCTCGAACAGCTCGACCTCTTCGCCGCGGAGGGCGTCGACCTGACCCGCGTCATCATCGGTCACAGCGGCGATACCACCGACACCGACTACCTCAAAGCCCTCATGGACACCGGCGCCACGATGGCGTCGGACCGCTTCGGCTACGACCTCCCCGGCGCCGCGACGACGCAGCAGCGCGTCGACGTCATCGCCGACCTGTGCCGCCAGGGCTACGGCGACCGGATCGTCGTCTCCCACGACGCCATGCTGCACACCGACTGGCTCGACGACGGTTACACCGCCGACTTCCCCGACTGGGACCCCACCTTCGTCCCCACCCGCGTCGTCCCCATGCTGCGCGACGCCGGCGTCTCCGATACCGACCTGCGCCGCATCCTCGTCGACAATCCGGCCCGCCTGCTCGCCCGCCTCTATTCAGGAGACCGACCATCACCGATCCCGAACTCTCGCAGCCGAAGTCACCCGTTCGGCGGGCGTTGA
- a CDS encoding ferredoxin translates to MKVKVHWHLCEGNGICVADAPDVFDLDDDDNLLVLQEEPSEDQREPVEAAVRNCPKRALELQD, encoded by the coding sequence GTGAAGGTCAAGGTCCACTGGCATCTGTGCGAAGGCAACGGCATCTGCGTCGCCGACGCCCCGGACGTTTTCGACCTCGACGATGACGACAACCTCCTGGTCCTGCAGGAAGAACCGTCCGAGGACCAGCGCGAGCCGGTCGAGGCGGCCGTCCGCAACTGTCCCAAACGCGCACTCGAACTGCAGGACTGA
- a CDS encoding cytochrome P450: MRAGDAVITQYDPFSAECLEDPYPYYAWLRDEHPLYYVPDYDMWVVSRFQDVYDMLGDPDLPFEGREGTVPTRAEMLARNDGPVPPLPLDPVGGFTRIDQPHQGQLRGFVNHPFRPRPVARLEDWFRDMVRADLPAALAQGEFNLPALFGLWTARTMCHLAGLPLDMAADLRDAINESSAAIGNEALGLNPLDGLKRINRAAHLAVTTRRDAGADGSHPFVDGAIIAVFEGRSLTDREVAAQLLVPLIGGVETVPKVTSHGLWELTKNPDQLAAVRADLAATTPKAFDEMARYCGPAQWFSRTVTAPVDILGEHLTPGQRIIFLIQSAQRDPREFDDPDTFRWDRPMKRTLSFGHGGHFCMGMHLAKLEGRVILQEFLSAVNEFDFDDAAAVRSASSFQKGWDYLPVRIHSLRAPASSAPTEGAP, translated from the coding sequence ATGCGGGCAGGCGATGCGGTGATCACGCAGTACGACCCGTTCTCCGCCGAATGCCTCGAGGACCCGTACCCGTACTACGCGTGGCTGCGCGACGAGCACCCGCTCTATTACGTACCGGACTACGACATGTGGGTCGTCTCCCGCTTCCAGGACGTCTACGACATGCTCGGCGACCCCGACCTGCCATTCGAGGGCCGCGAGGGCACCGTCCCCACGCGCGCCGAGATGCTCGCCCGCAACGACGGGCCCGTGCCGCCCCTGCCGCTCGACCCCGTCGGCGGCTTCACCCGCATCGACCAGCCCCACCAGGGTCAGCTGCGCGGCTTCGTCAACCACCCGTTCCGGCCCCGACCCGTGGCACGGCTCGAGGACTGGTTCCGCGACATGGTCCGCGCCGACCTGCCCGCCGCGCTCGCCCAGGGCGAGTTCAACCTGCCCGCGCTCTTCGGGCTGTGGACCGCCCGCACCATGTGCCACCTCGCCGGCCTGCCGCTCGACATGGCCGCCGACCTCCGCGACGCCATCAACGAATCCTCCGCCGCCATCGGCAACGAGGCGCTCGGCCTGAACCCGCTCGACGGCCTCAAGCGGATCAACCGCGCCGCGCACCTCGCCGTCACCACCCGCCGCGATGCCGGCGCCGACGGCAGCCACCCGTTCGTCGACGGCGCCATCATTGCGGTCTTCGAAGGACGCTCACTCACCGACCGCGAGGTCGCCGCCCAGCTCCTGGTGCCGCTCATCGGCGGCGTCGAGACCGTCCCCAAGGTGACCTCGCACGGCTTGTGGGAACTCACCAAGAACCCCGACCAGCTCGCCGCGGTCCGCGCTGATCTCGCCGCCACCACTCCCAAGGCGTTCGACGAAATGGCCCGCTACTGCGGACCCGCGCAATGGTTCTCGCGCACCGTCACGGCGCCGGTCGACATCCTCGGCGAGCACCTGACGCCCGGCCAGCGGATCATCTTCCTCATCCAATCCGCCCAACGTGATCCTCGCGAATTCGACGACCCGGACACCTTCCGCTGGGACCGCCCGATGAAGCGCACGCTGTCCTTCGGCCATGGCGGTCACTTCTGCATGGGGATGCACCTCGCCAAGCTCGAGGGCCGCGTCATCCTGCAGGAGTTCCTCTCCGCCGTCAACGAATTCGACTTCGACGACGCCGCCGCCGTCCGCAGCGCCTCTAGCTTCCAAAAGGGCTGGGACTACCTGCCCGTCCGCATCCACTCGCTGCGCGCACCAGCCTCCAGCGCGCCGACCGAAGGAGCACCGTGA
- a CDS encoding ATP-binding domain-containing protein: MTITVTETPRLNSSERSTWQALVDQLEPNDLLVPGQRVTDHLKDHEVDFVVGIEGAGIICLEVKGGEVWHDGEGWWQKRGGRDKKIEPVRQAREACYALRDYVEKDPRWTQRRQRWDHVVVLPHTELPADFDLPDAPRWKVIDRTDLPNLVDRLREILVRQEQDRPLLAREGVEQLATALSGRGLPQRDVVARALANNDAADALTEHQAVILDAIRLLNRVEVRGGAGSGKTFLAMEQARRLAVRGQRVALVCYSHGLASYLERITAAWPRTHQPAYVGEFHDLGKTWGAPAGPDEALRTDETVQFWEHDLPLQMADLAAQLPPGQRFDSIVVDEAQDFADAWWDPLLAALKDSVDGGLFVFSDEGQRVFNRHGSPPVPLVPLILDHNVRNTRQIANAFQPLVDHPMRFLGGEGPAVTFVACSREDAMDAGDDEVESLLDQGWRREDVALLTTGSRHPEQTERQRDGHKAYWDTFWDAEQVFYGHVLGFKGLERRAVVLVVNDAAKFERARERLYVGLSRARDQLVVCGDPDFIREVGGPDLARRLGIV; this comes from the coding sequence GTGACCATCACCGTGACGGAGACACCGCGTCTCAACAGCTCGGAGCGCAGCACGTGGCAGGCGCTCGTCGACCAGCTCGAGCCCAACGACCTCCTCGTTCCCGGCCAGCGCGTGACCGACCACCTGAAGGACCACGAGGTGGACTTCGTCGTCGGCATCGAGGGCGCTGGCATCATTTGCCTCGAGGTGAAGGGCGGCGAGGTCTGGCACGACGGCGAGGGCTGGTGGCAGAAGCGCGGCGGCCGCGACAAGAAGATCGAGCCGGTCCGCCAGGCGCGCGAGGCCTGCTACGCGCTGCGCGACTACGTCGAGAAGGACCCGCGCTGGACGCAGCGTCGCCAGCGCTGGGACCACGTCGTCGTCCTGCCGCACACCGAACTGCCCGCTGACTTCGACCTGCCGGACGCGCCGCGCTGGAAGGTCATCGACCGCACCGACCTGCCCAACCTCGTCGACCGCCTGCGCGAGATCCTCGTGCGGCAGGAGCAAGACCGCCCGCTGCTCGCACGTGAAGGCGTGGAGCAGCTCGCAACGGCGTTGAGTGGCAGGGGACTACCGCAGCGCGACGTCGTCGCCCGCGCGCTGGCGAATAACGACGCCGCCGACGCATTGACCGAGCACCAGGCCGTCATCCTCGATGCCATCCGGTTGCTCAACCGCGTCGAGGTACGCGGGGGTGCGGGGTCTGGAAAGACGTTCCTCGCGATGGAACAGGCCCGTCGGCTGGCCGTTCGCGGGCAGCGGGTGGCGCTGGTCTGCTATTCACACGGGCTAGCGTCCTACCTCGAGCGGATCACCGCGGCCTGGCCGCGCACCCACCAACCGGCATACGTCGGCGAGTTCCACGACCTCGGCAAGACGTGGGGCGCGCCCGCGGGCCCGGACGAGGCGCTGCGCACCGATGAGACGGTGCAGTTCTGGGAGCACGACCTGCCGCTGCAGATGGCCGACCTCGCCGCGCAGCTGCCGCCAGGGCAGCGCTTCGACTCGATCGTGGTCGACGAGGCGCAGGACTTCGCCGACGCGTGGTGGGATCCGCTGCTTGCCGCGCTGAAGGACTCCGTCGACGGCGGTCTGTTCGTCTTCAGCGACGAGGGCCAGCGGGTGTTCAACCGCCATGGCTCGCCACCGGTTCCGTTGGTGCCGCTGATCCTCGACCACAACGTGCGCAACACCCGGCAGATCGCCAATGCGTTCCAGCCGTTGGTCGACCATCCGATGCGCTTCCTCGGCGGCGAAGGCCCTGCGGTCACCTTCGTGGCGTGTAGCCGCGAAGATGCGATGGACGCCGGCGACGACGAGGTCGAGTCGCTGCTCGACCAGGGCTGGCGCCGCGAGGACGTCGCGCTGCTGACGACCGGCAGCCGCCACCCCGAGCAGACCGAACGCCAGCGCGACGGGCACAAGGCCTACTGGGACACGTTCTGGGACGCCGAGCAGGTGTTCTACGGCCACGTGCTCGGCTTCAAGGGCCTCGAGCGGCGCGCCGTCGTCCTGGTGGTCAACGACGCGGCGAAGTTCGAGCGGGCCCGCGAGCGGCTGTACGTCGGATTGTCCCGCGCGCGAGATCAACTCGTCGTCTGCGGGGATCCGGACTTCATCCGCGAGGTCGGCGGGCCTGATCTCGCGCGGCGGCTGGGCATCGTCTGA
- a CDS encoding KasA/KasB family beta-ketoacyl-ACP synthase, whose amino-acid sequence MAALTTGDGLNDVVVTAVTSTTSLAPDAEQTWKHLLDKRSGIRTLDRPLIHEFHPPVRIGGALTEDFDEHLNRVELRRLSYLQKMATVLGRRLWDQAGAPEVDTSGLMVSIGLALGTAEEIVIQYDIFKARGLRAVSPLSVQMYMPNSPAAAVGLERQAKAGIVCPLMADASGASAIAEAWKHIALGEADMAICGGVDTWIGPVTLTAFHKLGLLSADNEHPAAASRPFDKHRSGAVFGEAGALLVLENADHAQARGATILARLLGAGSTSDGYDDVLPEPSGESAGTAITRAIESAGLGPEDVDAVIASACGTQPGDQAEANALRHALGAHRPAVYAPKAALGHSWGSVGAVDAVLAVQAIRDGVLPPTLNYETPDPDVDLDVVAHEPRRGEYRHALLNSFGFGGYNVSLVFGAA is encoded by the coding sequence ATGGCAGCGCTGACAACTGGGGATGGACTCAACGACGTCGTGGTCACGGCCGTGACGTCGACGACGTCGCTCGCGCCCGACGCCGAACAGACGTGGAAGCACCTGCTGGACAAGCGCAGCGGCATCCGCACCCTCGACCGCCCGCTCATCCACGAGTTCCACCCGCCGGTCCGCATCGGCGGCGCACTGACCGAGGACTTCGACGAACACCTCAACCGCGTCGAACTCCGCCGCTTGTCCTATCTGCAAAAGATGGCGACCGTCCTCGGCCGCCGGCTCTGGGACCAGGCGGGCGCACCGGAGGTCGACACCAGCGGCCTCATGGTCTCCATCGGCCTCGCACTGGGCACGGCCGAAGAGATCGTCATCCAGTACGACATCTTCAAGGCCCGCGGCCTGCGCGCCGTCTCACCGCTCTCGGTGCAGATGTACATGCCGAATTCGCCGGCCGCCGCCGTCGGCCTGGAGCGCCAGGCCAAGGCCGGCATCGTCTGCCCGCTCATGGCCGACGCCTCCGGCGCGTCCGCGATCGCCGAGGCGTGGAAGCACATCGCCCTCGGTGAGGCCGACATGGCCATCTGCGGCGGCGTCGACACCTGGATCGGCCCGGTCACCCTCACCGCCTTCCACAAGCTGGGCCTGCTGTCCGCCGACAACGAGCACCCGGCCGCGGCTAGCCGCCCCTTCGACAAGCACCGCTCGGGCGCCGTCTTTGGGGAAGCGGGCGCGCTGCTGGTCCTGGAGAACGCCGACCACGCGCAGGCCCGCGGAGCCACGATCCTTGCCCGCCTGCTCGGCGCGGGCAGTACCTCCGACGGGTACGACGACGTGCTGCCCGAACCCAGCGGTGAATCCGCCGGCACCGCGATCACGCGCGCCATCGAGTCGGCGGGCCTGGGACCCGAGGACGTCGACGCCGTCATCGCCAGCGCCTGCGGCACCCAACCCGGCGACCAGGCCGAGGCCAACGCCCTCCGCCACGCACTCGGCGCGCACCGCCCGGCCGTCTACGCACCGAAGGCCGCGCTCGGGCACAGCTGGGGATCGGTCGGCGCCGTCGACGCCGTGCTGGCCGTGCAGGCCATCAGGGACGGCGTGCTGCCGCCGACGCTGAACTACGAGACGCCCGACCCGGACGTCGACCTCGACGTGGTGGCGCACGAGCCGCGCCGCGGCGAGTACCGCCACGCGCTGCTCAACAGCTTCGGCTTCGGCGGCTACAACGTCTCGCTGGTCTTCGGGGCGGCCTGA
- a CDS encoding cyclopropane mycolic acid synthase family methyltransferase has product MAKGTVESPESTKEMTPHFAEVQAHYDLSDDFFGLFQDASRTYSCAYYERDDMTLAEAQLAKLDLSLGKLDLQPGMTLLDIGCGWGSMMRRAVEKYDVNVIGLTLSKNQCKYAQELLDGLDTDRSRRVLLRGWEQFDEPVDRIVSIEAIEAFPQERYAPFFKMCHSVLPAGGRFVIQAILGHPLKRWPEMGIPVTMTDLRFMRFIAKEIFPGGSVPCDEDIINLSAEAGFSLEQKQLLDEHYVRTLDTWAEALEAHHDEAVTATSEEVYQRYMKYLTGCSDFFQRGISELGQFTLVK; this is encoded by the coding sequence ATGGCCAAGGGCACGGTGGAGTCACCGGAGTCGACGAAGGAGATGACGCCGCACTTCGCGGAAGTGCAGGCGCATTACGACCTCTCCGACGACTTCTTCGGGTTGTTCCAGGACGCGTCGCGGACGTACAGCTGCGCCTACTACGAGCGTGACGACATGACGCTCGCGGAGGCTCAGCTCGCGAAACTCGATCTGTCGCTGGGCAAGCTGGACCTGCAGCCGGGCATGACGTTGCTCGACATCGGGTGCGGCTGGGGCTCGATGATGCGGCGCGCGGTGGAGAAATACGACGTCAACGTCATCGGGCTGACGCTGAGCAAGAACCAGTGCAAGTACGCCCAGGAGTTGCTCGACGGGCTCGACACCGACCGCTCGCGCCGCGTCCTGCTGCGCGGTTGGGAGCAGTTCGACGAGCCGGTCGACCGCATCGTCAGCATCGAGGCCATCGAGGCATTCCCGCAGGAGCGGTACGCGCCGTTCTTCAAGATGTGCCACTCGGTGCTGCCGGCCGGCGGGCGCTTCGTCATCCAGGCGATCCTCGGGCACCCGCTGAAGCGGTGGCCGGAGATGGGCATCCCCGTGACGATGACCGACCTGCGGTTCATGCGGTTCATCGCCAAGGAGATCTTCCCCGGCGGTTCGGTGCCGTGCGACGAGGACATCATCAATCTGTCTGCCGAGGCCGGTTTCTCGCTGGAGCAGAAGCAACTGCTCGACGAGCACTACGTCCGGACGCTGGACACCTGGGCCGAGGCGCTGGAGGCGCACCACGACGAGGCGGTCACCGCCACGTCCGAGGAGGTCTACCAGCGGTACATGAAGTACCTGACCGGCTGCAGCGACTTCTTCCAGCGCGGCATCAGCGAGCTGGGACAGTTCACGCTGGTCAAGTGA
- a CDS encoding cyclopropane mycolic acid synthase family methyltransferase produces the protein MTSSSGTQDSTKTEKAESAWLSKSASQTRGSDKKEVQFHYDISNEFFRLWQDPSQTYSCAYFEKDDYTLEQAQLAKVDLSLGKLGLQPGMTLLDIGCGWGSTIQRAVEKYDVNVIGLTLSENQKRHIEENRFANIKSDRKMEVRLQPWEEFEGKVDRIVSIGAFEHFGFNKYDDYFKKTFSWMPDDGVMMLHTIIIPEDEEIKAKGLPLTMSRVRFIKFIMDEIYPGGRLPLGSMVKEHAVKAGYTVTREQHLQPHYVKTLDTWAANLEAKKDEAIAITNEEIYERFHKYLAGCADLFREGYTDVCQYTCEKAPA, from the coding sequence ATGACTTCTTCAAGTGGAACGCAGGACTCGACGAAGACCGAGAAGGCGGAGTCGGCCTGGCTGTCGAAATCCGCGTCCCAGACCCGTGGATCGGACAAGAAGGAAGTCCAGTTCCACTACGACATCTCGAACGAGTTCTTCCGGCTGTGGCAGGACCCGTCGCAGACCTACAGCTGCGCGTACTTCGAGAAGGACGACTACACGCTGGAGCAGGCACAGCTCGCGAAGGTCGACCTCTCGCTGGGCAAGCTGGGCCTGCAGCCGGGAATGACGTTGCTGGACATCGGGTGCGGCTGGGGCTCGACCATTCAGCGCGCGGTGGAGAAGTACGACGTCAACGTCATCGGCCTCACGCTGAGTGAAAACCAGAAGCGCCACATCGAGGAGAACCGGTTCGCCAACATCAAGAGCGACCGGAAGATGGAAGTGCGCCTGCAGCCGTGGGAGGAGTTCGAGGGGAAGGTCGACCGCATCGTGTCGATCGGCGCCTTCGAGCATTTCGGCTTCAACAAGTACGACGACTACTTCAAGAAGACCTTCAGCTGGATGCCCGACGACGGCGTGATGATGCTACACACGATCATCATTCCCGAGGACGAGGAGATCAAGGCAAAGGGCTTGCCGCTCACCATGTCTCGGGTGCGGTTCATCAAGTTCATCATGGACGAGATCTACCCCGGCGGCCGTCTGCCGCTCGGCTCGATGGTCAAGGAGCACGCCGTCAAGGCGGGCTACACCGTGACGCGCGAGCAGCACCTGCAGCCGCACTACGTAAAGACCCTCGACACGTGGGCCGCGAACCTCGAGGCGAAGAAGGACGAGGCGATCGCGATCACCAACGAGGAGATCTACGAACGCTTCCACAAGTATCTCGCCGGCTGCGCCGACCTGTTCCGCGAGGGCTACACCGACGTCTGCCAGTACACCTGCGAGAAGGCACCGGCCTGA
- a CDS encoding glutaminyl-peptide cyclotransferase, which produces MALRSISLVLTATCLLAGVAAPHALAEPAAVPVVRPVLVAQIPHDPNAYTEGLELDGGTLYEATGLAGKSDLREVDPNTGVVRRSVPLPGNYFSEGITVVGDRIWQLTYQNGVALEWDKATLTLLREVSVPPDFGWGICPVGDRLVVSDGTGRLRFVEPGTLEEVGSVDVTRDGNAVTGLNELDCVDGQVWASLWPSDEIARIDPTTGKINLVADMSGLFAGQDRTVEQVFSGIAHVAGDEFLVDAKKWPSMYRVRIDG; this is translated from the coding sequence ATGGCCCTGCGCTCGATCAGCCTCGTCCTGACCGCTACCTGCCTGCTGGCCGGTGTCGCCGCGCCGCACGCGCTCGCCGAACCCGCGGCGGTGCCGGTCGTCCGCCCGGTCCTGGTGGCGCAGATCCCGCACGATCCGAACGCCTACACTGAGGGCCTCGAACTCGACGGCGGCACGCTCTACGAGGCGACCGGGTTGGCCGGCAAATCCGACCTGCGCGAGGTCGACCCGAACACCGGCGTCGTCCGCCGTTCGGTGCCGCTGCCCGGCAACTACTTCTCGGAGGGCATCACGGTCGTCGGCGACAGGATCTGGCAGCTGACGTACCAGAACGGCGTCGCGCTGGAATGGGACAAGGCGACGCTGACGCTGCTGCGCGAAGTATCGGTCCCGCCCGACTTCGGCTGGGGCATCTGCCCCGTCGGCGACCGGCTCGTCGTCAGCGACGGCACCGGCCGGCTGCGCTTCGTCGAGCCCGGCACGCTGGAGGAGGTCGGCAGCGTCGACGTCACCCGCGACGGCAACGCCGTCACCGGCCTGAACGAACTCGACTGTGTCGACGGCCAGGTGTGGGCGAGCCTGTGGCCGAGCGACGAGATCGCCCGCATCGACCCGACCACCGGCAAGATCAACCTCGTCGCCGACATGTCCGGCCTGTTCGCCGGCCAGGACCGCACGGTCGAGCAGGTGTTCAGCGGCATCGCGCACGTCGCCGGCGACGAATTCCTGGTCGACGCGAAGAAGTGGCCGTCGATGTACCGCGTGCGGATCGACGGTTAG
- a CDS encoding aldehyde dehydrogenase family protein gives MSSYPTFDTLPIGTEWRAGTAGKTRESTDPWSGDVLVEIPQAGEDDLNQAYDAAQQAQRDWAAQPPMERANVMREAAEVMGRRKDEITDWLIHETGGTVAKAELEWSLVRSVMWEAASMPHHVEGRIMPSDIPGKESRVYREPVGVVAVISPWNFPMQLSNRSVAPALAVGNAVVLKPAGDTPVTGGLLLARIFEEAGLPPGLLSVVVGSGSDIGDAIVAHDVPRVVSFTGSSPVGKGIAEKAALKHLALELGGNGPLVVLDDADLELAASAAVFGSFFHQGQICMIANRIIVDAAVHDEFLQLFLDKVKALEVGDPSKPETHLGPVINSSQLETIQDKVRRARESGAEVLTGGEPFGPAGLALPPHVLAGGNDVATAQEEVFGPVITVIRASGEDEALRIANDTEYGLSSAVFSRDVDRAVRFARRVDAGMTHVNDSPVNDDANTAFGGEKASGIGRFGGQWAIDEFTTDHWVSVQHQPRQYAI, from the coding sequence GTGAGCAGTTATCCCACCTTCGACACCCTGCCGATCGGCACCGAGTGGCGCGCCGGCACGGCCGGCAAGACGCGCGAGTCCACCGACCCGTGGAGCGGCGACGTCCTCGTCGAGATCCCCCAGGCCGGCGAGGACGACCTGAACCAGGCCTACGACGCCGCGCAGCAGGCGCAGCGCGATTGGGCCGCGCAACCGCCGATGGAGCGCGCCAACGTCATGCGCGAGGCGGCCGAGGTGATGGGCCGGCGCAAGGACGAGATCACCGACTGGCTGATTCACGAGACCGGCGGCACCGTCGCGAAGGCCGAACTCGAGTGGAGCCTGGTGCGGTCGGTGATGTGGGAGGCGGCGTCCATGCCGCACCACGTCGAGGGCCGCATCATGCCGTCGGACATCCCCGGCAAGGAGAGCCGCGTCTACCGCGAGCCGGTCGGCGTCGTCGCCGTCATCTCACCGTGGAATTTCCCCATGCAGCTGTCGAACCGCTCGGTCGCCCCGGCGCTCGCCGTCGGCAACGCCGTCGTGCTCAAGCCCGCCGGCGACACCCCGGTGACCGGCGGCCTGCTGCTCGCCCGCATCTTCGAGGAAGCCGGACTGCCACCGGGGTTGCTGTCGGTCGTGGTGGGCTCGGGGTCGGACATCGGCGACGCCATCGTGGCGCACGACGTGCCGCGCGTCGTGTCCTTCACCGGGTCCTCGCCCGTCGGCAAGGGCATCGCCGAGAAGGCGGCGCTCAAGCACCTCGCGCTGGAACTGGGCGGCAACGGACCGCTGGTGGTGCTCGACGACGCGGACCTGGAACTCGCCGCGAGCGCTGCGGTGTTCGGGTCGTTCTTCCACCAGGGCCAGATCTGCATGATCGCCAACCGCATCATCGTCGACGCAGCGGTGCACGACGAGTTCCTGCAGCTGTTCCTCGACAAGGTGAAGGCCTTGGAGGTCGGTGACCCGAGCAAGCCCGAGACCCACCTCGGGCCGGTGATCAACTCCTCGCAACTCGAGACCATCCAGGACAAGGTGCGTCGCGCACGGGAGTCCGGCGCGGAGGTGCTGACCGGCGGTGAGCCGTTCGGGCCCGCGGGGCTCGCGCTACCACCGCACGTGCTGGCCGGCGGCAACGACGTCGCGACCGCGCAGGAGGAGGTCTTCGGCCCGGTCATCACCGTCATCCGCGCGAGCGGCGAGGACGAGGCGTTGCGGATCGCGAACGACACCGAGTACGGGCTGTCGTCGGCGGTGTTCAGCCGCGACGTCGACCGCGCGGTCCGCTTCGCCCGTCGCGTCGACGCCGGTATGACGCACGTCAACGACTCACCGGTGAACGACGACGCCAACACCGCGTTCGGCGGGGAGAAGGCGTCCGGCATCGGCCGCTTCGGCGGTCAGTGGGCGATCGACGAGTTCACCACCGACCACTGGGTGTCGGTGCAGCACCAGCCGAGGCAGTACGCGATCTAA
- a CDS encoding quinone oxidoreductase family protein: MRAAVLEEIGQTPVVRDFDDPEGDVVEVRLAGLNPVDLAIASGAFGECEVPTIVGKEGVGVRADGSRVYFDSPPAPYGSWAQRTLVDADKTYPVPDGLDDDVAVAMGIAGLAAWLPLTVHSQVEGRSVLILGATGVVGTIGVQAAKILGAGQIVAAGRNRDALEKTRDLGADVLVQLGGDDDAKALAAEAGDGFDVVLDLVYGDPFLAALDATAVGATLITVGQGAGGAPEIPFQKIMGRTHVGHLNDHMPPDVLRSAYAELTGHAAAGRIRVETTRFTLDEAQRAWEAQAEGPHVKIGVAP; encoded by the coding sequence ATGCGCGCCGCAGTACTGGAGGAGATTGGGCAGACACCCGTCGTCCGCGACTTCGACGACCCCGAGGGCGACGTGGTCGAGGTGCGTCTCGCCGGTCTGAATCCCGTCGACCTGGCCATCGCCTCCGGCGCGTTCGGGGAGTGCGAGGTCCCGACGATCGTCGGCAAGGAGGGCGTCGGCGTGCGCGCCGACGGCTCACGGGTCTACTTCGACTCGCCCCCGGCGCCCTACGGATCGTGGGCGCAGCGCACGCTGGTCGACGCGGACAAGACCTACCCCGTGCCCGACGGTCTCGACGACGACGTCGCCGTGGCGATGGGCATCGCCGGGCTCGCCGCGTGGCTGCCGCTGACCGTGCACTCGCAGGTGGAGGGCCGGTCGGTGCTGATCCTGGGCGCGACGGGCGTGGTCGGGACGATCGGCGTACAGGCCGCGAAGATCCTCGGCGCCGGCCAGATCGTCGCCGCCGGCCGCAACCGCGACGCGCTGGAGAAGACGCGCGACCTCGGCGCCGACGTGCTGGTGCAGCTCGGCGGCGACGACGACGCCAAGGCGCTGGCCGCCGAGGCGGGCGACGGCTTCGACGTCGTCCTCGACCTCGTCTACGGCGACCCGTTCCTCGCCGCGCTCGACGCCACCGCCGTCGGCGCGACGCTGATCACCGTCGGCCAAGGCGCCGGCGGCGCTCCGGAGATCCCGTTCCAGAAGATCATGGGCCGCACCCACGTCGGACACCTGAACGACCACATGCCTCCCGACGTGCTGCGATCGGCCTACGCGGAGCTGACCGGCCATGCCGCCGCCGGACGCATCCGCGTCGAGACCACCCGCTTCACCCTCGACGAGGCGCAGCGCGCCTGGGAAGCGCAGGCCGAGGGGCCTCACGTGAAGATCGGAGTCGCGCCGTGA